The Henckelia pumila isolate YLH828 chromosome 2, ASM3356847v2, whole genome shotgun sequence genome includes a window with the following:
- the LOC140880603 gene encoding S-adenosylmethionine decarboxylase proenzyme: MALPVSAIGFEGFEKRLEISFFEPSIFVDPEGKGLRSLVKPQLDEILGPAECTIVASLLNDHVDSYVLSESSLFVYPYKIIIKTCGTTKLLLSIPPILKLAKSLSLAVKTVRYTRGSFIFPGAQSYPHRNFSEEVAVLDGFFGSLGSGRGKAYVMGGSDKRQKWHVYSACATSAEYFNPVYTLEMCMTGLDREKASVFYKKESSSATLMTHESGIRNILPESDICDFEFEPCGYSMNSIEGSALSTIHVTPEDGFSYASFEAAGYDLKAVNLGPLIGRVLACFRPREFSISLHADVGSKPMPQAFVLDLKGYLLNEKSQENLGAAGSIIYQKFVKTVSCSSPRSILKCFGEEDGDEEEKE, from the coding sequence ATGGCTTTGCCTGTCTCTGCAATTGGTTTTGAAGGCTTTGAAAAGAGGCTTGAAATCTCCTTTTTCGAGCCTAGCATCTTTGTTGATCCTGAAGGGAAGGGTCTTCGTTCTCTTGTCAAACCACAGTTGGATGAGATTTTGGGACCTGCTGAATGCACCATAGTTGCTTCTCTGTTGAATGACCATGTTGACTCATATGTTCTCTCTGAGTCTAGCCTCTTTGTGTACCCTTACAAAATCATCATAAAAACCTGTGGGACGACAAAATTGCTTCTATCGATCCCTCCCATTCTGAAGTTGGCCAAGTCCCTCTCTCTTGCAGTTAAAACTGTTAGATATACCCGTGGAAGCTTCATTTTCCCTGGTGCTCAGTCATACCCTCATCGCAACTTTTCTGAAGAAGTTGCTGTCTTAGATGGTTTTTTTGGGAGTCTTGGTTCTGGGAGGGGCAAAGCTTATGTTATGGGCGGTTCAGACAAACGACAGAAATGGCATGTTTATTCTGCGTGTGCAACTTCTGCTGAGTATTTCAACCCTGTGTACACTCTGGAGATGTGCATGACCGGCTTGGACAGGGAGAAGGCATCTGTTTTCTACAAGAAAGAATCTAGCTCCGCAACTCTGATGACCCACGAGTCTGGCATAAGAAACATTCTCCCTGAATCTGATATATGTGACTTTGAGTTTGAGCCATGTGGTTATTCCATGAACTCCATTGAAGGATCTGCACTCTCTACTATCCATGTTACCCCAGAAGACGGGTTTAGCTATGCTAGCTTTGAAGCAGCTGGATATGATTTGAAGGCTGTGAATCTTGGCCCGCTGATTGGGAGGGTTTTGGCTTGTTTCCGGCCCAGGGAGTTTTCAATATCTTTGCATGCTGATGTTGGTTCTAAGCCAATGCCTCAAGCTTTCGTGCTTGATCTGAAAGGTTACTTGCTCAACGAGAAAAGCCAAGAAAATTTAGGAGCGGCAGGATCAATAATCTACCAGAAGTTTGTGAAGACTGTATCTTGCTCTTCTCCTAGATCGATTCTGAAATGCTTTGGAGAAGAGGATGGCGATGAAGAAGAAAAGGAGTAG